A stretch of the Ostrea edulis chromosome 9, xbOstEdul1.1, whole genome shotgun sequence genome encodes the following:
- the LOC125657703 gene encoding uncharacterized protein LOC125657703 — translation MNDFTEMNCYLLVFVALFGTYLTSGQVLYCWSGHDTTITNQSCAVNNAVTTDNQTTTNKTSEEEAVTFCYEVIYSDDENSTLNFEKNPVAARKTHRNVSCDFLGLCNDSIAGNAEQTTVNGTEAILICCKEDNCNKNPNIAHLIKPVCNNIQYNGSVATGHKETCPSADDLCMSFTVYKDGGILNQKLQCGIKQQCNITSEELSPTPACVNQTESGQEVEICCCSGDLCIPLPENITLLNPKDNNDTDSPLDKIIHHKVPSKTSTDWLFVGGIISAGVLVLVVIVSVVVIWQVRKRKQAKSRNRMLFSYTPISASEVEDDDIQMLL, via the exons ATGAACGATTTCACTGAAATGAATTGTTACTTGTTGGTCTTCGTAGCGTTATTTGGGACATATCTGACGAG TGGACAGGTCCTTTACTGTTGGAGTGGCCATGATACAACAATAACAAACCAGTCATGTGCAGTAAACAACGCTGTGACAACAGACAATCAAACCACAACAAATAAAACCAGCGAGGAGGAAGCTGTTACCTTCTGCTACGAGGTTATATACAGTGATGATGAAAACTCAACTTTGAATTTTGAGAAGAACCCTGTTGCAGCACGGAAGACTCACAGAAATGTCTCCTGCGATTTCTTAGGACTTTGTAATGATAGCATAGCAGGAAATGCTGAGCAG ACAACAGTTAATGGCACTGAGGCAATCCTTATATGCTGTAAGGAAGATAACTGCAACAAAAATCCCAATATTGCTCACCTCATAAAGCCAGTTTGTAACAATATACAGTATAATGGATCGGTGGCtacag GACACAAAGAGACATGCCCCTCTGCTGATGACCTGTGTATGAGTTTCACCGTATACAAAGATGGAGGTATTCTTAACCAGAAGTTACAATGTGGAATAAAACAACAGTGCAACATAACAAGTGAAGAATTAAGTCCCACACCAGCCTGTGTCAACCAAACg GAAAGTGGACAGGAAGTAGAAATTTGCTGTTGTTCTGGAGATTTGTGTATCCCATTACCAGAGAATATCACTCTACTCAATCCAAAAGACAACAATGACACCGATTCTCCGTTAGACAAAATTATTCATCACAAAGTTCCGAGTAAGACAAGCACTGATTGGTTGTTTGTAGGAGGCATCATATCAGCAGGAGTTCTGGTTCTTGTTGTCATAGTGAGTGTTGTTGTGATCTGGCAGGTCAGGAAAAGAAAGCAGGCCAAGTCCCGCAATCGCATGTTGTTTTCGTACACGCCAATTTCAGCGTCTGAAGTGGAGGATGATGACATTCAGATGTTGTTATGA